Below is a genomic region from Pseudarthrobacter sulfonivorans.
CTACTGGCAACAGATCGACGAATCCCGGGAGTACCCCGAAAAGTTTGTCTCGGCTCTCACGGACGCCGGCTGGCTGTCCATCCTCATCCCTGAGGAGTACGGCGGGGGCGGGGGCACGATAAGCGATGCCGCGGTCGTCCTGGAAACGATCAACCGCTCCGGCGGATCCAGCGTCGCAGCACACGCACAGCTCTACACCATGGGCACCGTCCTGCACCACGGCAATGAGGAACAGAAGCAGCGCTTCTTTCCCGGTATTGCATCCGGCGACATCCGGTTTCAGGCCTTTGGCGTGACCGAAGCCGACGCCGGCACCGACACGACCCGCATCCGCACCACTGCGGTGCGCGACGGCGACCACTACGTTGTCAACGGCGGGAAGATCTTTACTTCCCGGTTTGCGCATTCCGACGTGATGCTCCTCCTGGTTCGCACCACCCCTTACGATCAGGTGACCCGAAAGTCCGACGGGCTCAGCTGCCTGCTGGTGGATCTGCGCGATTGCCGCGACGAGATTGAAGCCCGTCCCATCCGAACTATGCTCGGCCACGACCCCTATCAGATCTTCTTCGACAACCTCCGCGTTCCAGTGGAGAACCTCGTGGGCGAAGAGGGCAAGGGTTTCTCCTACATCCTCTCCGGCATGAACGCCGAGCGTATCCTCCTGACATCGGAGTTCCTCGGCGACGGCTTCTGGTTCACCGAAAAAGCTTCAACCTACGCCAACAGCCGCGAAGTGTTTGGCCGTCCGATCGGCAAGAACCAGGGCGTCCAGTTCCCCATTGCTCAGGCGTACGCGCAGCTCGAAGCCGCCAGCCTCATGCGCTGGAAGGCCGCAGAACTTTTCGCTGACGGCAAGCCCTGCGGCTTTGAAGCGAACGCTGCGAAACTCCTCAGTTCGCAGGCCCTCTGGGCCGCCGCCAACGCTTGCATGGACACCTACGGAGGGTATGGCCTGACCGTCGAGTACGGCATCG
It encodes:
- a CDS encoding acyl-CoA dehydrogenase family protein; this translates as MSSYLTEDQQHIQSSVADLCAKFPESYWQQIDESREYPEKFVSALTDAGWLSILIPEEYGGGGGTISDAAVVLETINRSGGSSVAAHAQLYTMGTVLHHGNEEQKQRFFPGIASGDIRFQAFGVTEADAGTDTTRIRTTAVRDGDHYVVNGGKIFTSRFAHSDVMLLLVRTTPYDQVTRKSDGLSCLLVDLRDCRDEIEARPIRTMLGHDPYQIFFDNLRVPVENLVGEEGKGFSYILSGMNAERILLTSEFLGDGFWFTEKASTYANSREVFGRPIGKNQGVQFPIAQAYAQLEAASLMRWKAAELFADGKPCGFEANAAKLLSSQALWAAANACMDTYGGYGLTVEYGIERKFREARAPLVAPVNNNLVLAFIAQNTLGMPKSY